In Caballeronia sp. Lep1P3, a single genomic region encodes these proteins:
- the hpnE gene encoding hydroxysqualene dehydroxylase HpnE has product MSRLVHVVGAGLAGLAAAVEAQRRGARVVLHEAAPHAGGRCRSYFDAKLGVTIDNGGHLLLSGYHATLAYLRAIGSADALVGPTQPEYPFLDIASGQAWTIRMSPGRLPRWLFDADARVPATQPSDYLPMLPLFFAKPGRTIGESMRARGRVWDRLARPLLRAMLNADPAEASATLAANLLRETVAAGGQACRPLVARNGLAHAFVEPALRLLQYGGADIRLGARVAGIGYSGTDSKERVSSLAFENASEPIAVGAGDGVVLAVPPDAARALVPGVAAPDEFRASVTVHFAVDVPIAPIASASGRLTFFANGVADCLTATDDRLTATVAGADRLLATPHDEIAASVWPEVAKAARMPTVPMPPWQVVVEPRATFAAVPSQEGQRCATRTRWPNFTLAGDWTATGLPATIEGAIRSGQKAVDLLLNPSMER; this is encoded by the coding sequence ATGTCCCGGCTGGTTCACGTCGTCGGCGCCGGCCTGGCCGGACTCGCCGCCGCGGTGGAAGCGCAACGGCGCGGCGCGCGCGTCGTGCTGCACGAGGCAGCGCCTCACGCGGGCGGCCGTTGCCGCTCGTATTTCGATGCAAAGCTCGGCGTGACCATCGACAACGGCGGCCATCTGCTGCTTTCGGGGTATCACGCGACGCTCGCCTATCTGCGCGCGATCGGTTCCGCCGACGCGCTCGTCGGCCCGACGCAGCCGGAGTATCCGTTTCTCGATATCGCGAGCGGGCAGGCGTGGACCATCCGCATGTCGCCGGGGCGCCTCCCGCGCTGGCTTTTCGACGCCGACGCGCGCGTGCCCGCCACGCAGCCCTCCGATTATCTGCCGATGCTGCCGCTCTTCTTCGCGAAGCCGGGGCGCACCATCGGCGAATCGATGCGCGCGCGGGGCCGCGTGTGGGACCGGCTCGCGCGGCCGCTCCTGCGCGCGATGCTCAACGCCGATCCCGCCGAGGCGAGCGCCACGCTCGCCGCAAACCTGTTGCGCGAAACGGTGGCGGCGGGCGGGCAGGCGTGCCGGCCGCTCGTCGCGCGAAACGGTTTGGCGCACGCGTTCGTCGAACCGGCGCTGCGGCTCTTGCAATACGGCGGCGCGGATATCCGGCTGGGCGCGCGCGTGGCGGGCATCGGCTATTCGGGCACGGATTCGAAGGAACGGGTAAGCTCGCTGGCTTTCGAGAACGCGAGCGAGCCCATTGCGGTAGGCGCGGGCGATGGCGTCGTGCTCGCCGTGCCGCCCGACGCCGCTCGCGCGCTCGTGCCGGGCGTTGCCGCGCCGGACGAATTCCGCGCGAGCGTGACCGTGCACTTCGCCGTCGATGTGCCGATTGCGCCGATTGCATCGGCCTCGGGGCGGCTGACGTTCTTCGCGAACGGCGTCGCCGACTGCCTCACGGCGACCGACGACCGGCTCACCGCGACTGTCGCGGGCGCGGACCGACTGCTCGCGACGCCGCACGACGAGATCGCCGCGTCGGTGTGGCCGGAAGTCGCGAAAGCCGCGCGCATGCCGACTGTGCCGATGCCGCCGTGGCAAGTCGTCGTGGAGCCGCGCGCCACGTTCGCGGCGGTGCCGTCGCAGGAAGGACAGCGCTGCGCCACGCGCACGCGCTGGCCCAATTTCACGCTCGCGGGAGACTGGACGGCGACCGGCCTGCCCGCGACGATCGAAGGCGCGATCCGCTCCGGCCAGAAGGCCGTGGATCTGCTGTTGAACCCATCGATGGAACGCTGA
- a CDS encoding chemotaxis protein CheC, producing MLEPALNEDQRDALQEVANMAMGQAATRLSKLLGTFIELSVPRVRVVSVAEASGALAEMTGITDTVTAVRQGFRSDIKGEAIVLCKSGSVDDLCALVDDPYTKSSFEATTRTELIFDVATVLMGACVSCILDRLGRAPIFSPPGMLGLELSLDQVFQPAMLAWKSALLLEVNFALEDHSFRAHLVMLMAEDAIARLNEALDALLSSF from the coding sequence ATGCTTGAACCCGCTCTCAACGAAGACCAGCGCGACGCCCTTCAGGAAGTCGCCAACATGGCGATGGGCCAGGCCGCGACGCGGCTGTCGAAGCTGCTCGGCACGTTCATCGAACTGTCGGTGCCGCGCGTGCGCGTGGTGAGCGTGGCGGAAGCGTCGGGCGCGCTCGCGGAGATGACCGGCATCACCGACACGGTGACGGCCGTGCGGCAAGGTTTCCGCTCGGACATCAAGGGCGAGGCGATCGTGCTGTGCAAGAGCGGCAGCGTCGACGATCTGTGCGCGCTCGTCGACGATCCATACACCAAATCCAGCTTCGAGGCGACGACTCGCACCGAACTCATCTTCGACGTGGCGACCGTGCTGATGGGCGCGTGTGTCTCGTGCATTCTCGACCGCCTGGGCCGCGCGCCGATCTTCTCGCCGCCGGGCATGCTGGGCCTCGAACTGTCGCTCGACCAAGTCTTTCAGCCCGCGATGCTCGCGTGGAAATCCGCGCTCCTGCTCGAAGTGAACTTCGCGCTGGAGGACCATAGCTTCCGCGCGCACCTCGTGATGCTCATGGCCGAAGACGCCATCGCGCGTCTGAACGAAGCGCTCGACGCGCTTCTTTCCAGCTTCTGA
- a CDS encoding GGDEF domain-containing protein, whose amino-acid sequence MEELRHVLSELVIERVGFGIFVLDRDLNVLMWNRFMADHNGKTAAQVTGKSIFASFPELPRVWFTRKVESVFQLGSFASSSREQRPYLFKFDHDRPITGGVDFMQQDCTFMPLVHEREVRAVCVTISDATHASMMQRARDEAVAKLQEFADRDGLTGIANRRYFELRLRDEFSRWQRYGGDLSMLLFDLDHFKRINDELGHLVGDTVLRVMAERVAAAVRVQDVFGRFGGEEFALLLPCTHFADAMIVAEKVRRAIGETPIDVQGARVPVTASVGAACARRDVTSSYEALINEADAALYAAKREGRNRAVGFE is encoded by the coding sequence ATGGAAGAACTGCGGCATGTGCTGAGCGAACTCGTGATCGAGCGCGTCGGATTCGGCATTTTCGTGCTGGATCGCGACCTGAACGTGCTCATGTGGAACCGCTTCATGGCCGATCACAACGGCAAGACGGCCGCGCAGGTCACGGGCAAATCCATCTTCGCGAGCTTTCCGGAACTGCCGCGCGTGTGGTTCACGCGCAAGGTGGAAAGCGTGTTCCAGCTCGGCAGCTTCGCGTCCAGTTCGCGGGAGCAGCGGCCGTATCTCTTCAAGTTCGATCACGACCGGCCCATCACCGGCGGCGTCGATTTCATGCAGCAGGACTGCACGTTCATGCCGCTCGTTCACGAGCGCGAGGTGCGCGCCGTCTGCGTGACGATTTCCGATGCGACGCACGCGAGCATGATGCAGCGCGCCCGCGACGAAGCGGTGGCGAAGCTGCAGGAATTCGCGGACCGCGACGGGCTGACGGGCATCGCGAACCGGCGCTACTTCGAACTGCGCCTGCGCGACGAATTCTCGCGCTGGCAGCGCTATGGCGGCGATCTGTCGATGCTGCTGTTCGATCTCGACCACTTCAAGCGCATCAACGACGAACTCGGGCATCTGGTCGGCGACACGGTGCTGCGCGTGATGGCCGAGCGCGTGGCGGCGGCGGTGCGCGTGCAGGACGTGTTCGGGCGCTTCGGCGGCGAGGAGTTCGCGCTGCTTCTGCCGTGCACGCATTTCGCCGATGCGATGATCGTCGCGGAGAAGGTGCGCCGCGCCATCGGCGAAACGCCGATCGACGTGCAGGGCGCGCGCGTGCCGGTGACGGCGAGCGTCGGCGCGGCGTGCGCGCGGCGCGACGTGACGTCGTCTTACGAGGCGCTCATCAACGAGGCCGATGCCGCGCTCTACGCGGCCAAACGCGAAGGCCGGAACCGGGCGGTCGGCTTCGAGTGA
- the hpnD gene encoding presqualene diphosphate synthase HpnD, whose product MAVSNIIADESTTDAAKASSGSSFYLAMRILPAAQRDAMYQIYAFCRAVDDIADEGALPRRERALALDRWREDIDACYRGAPKRSLEALTRHIHAFQLSRDDFHAVIDGMAMDAAGDIVAPDEATLDLYCDRVASAVGRLSVRIFGMQEDAGRRLAHHLGRALQLTNILRDIDEDAAIGRVYLPRELLAREGISTSDPASIAGDARLPRVCAVLAERAKGHYAQSDAIMAASPRHEVRAPRIMSAAYRAVLDANLKRGFDLPRTRVRTPRARLLWIVARNLF is encoded by the coding sequence TTGGCCGTTTCCAACATCATCGCCGACGAATCCACCACCGACGCCGCGAAGGCATCGTCGGGAAGTTCGTTTTATCTCGCGATGCGTATCCTGCCGGCTGCGCAGCGCGACGCGATGTATCAGATCTACGCTTTCTGCCGCGCCGTCGACGACATCGCCGACGAAGGCGCACTGCCGCGCCGCGAACGCGCGCTCGCGCTCGACCGCTGGCGCGAGGACATCGACGCCTGCTATCGCGGCGCGCCGAAGCGCTCGCTCGAAGCGCTCACGCGTCACATTCACGCCTTCCAGCTTTCCCGCGACGACTTCCACGCGGTGATCGACGGCATGGCGATGGACGCCGCCGGCGACATCGTCGCGCCCGACGAAGCCACGCTCGACCTTTATTGCGACCGCGTGGCGAGCGCGGTCGGGCGGCTGTCGGTGAGAATCTTCGGGATGCAGGAGGACGCCGGCCGGCGCCTCGCGCATCATCTCGGCCGCGCGCTGCAACTGACCAACATCCTGCGCGATATCGACGAAGACGCCGCCATCGGCCGCGTGTATCTGCCGCGCGAACTGCTCGCGCGCGAGGGCATTTCCACGAGCGATCCGGCGAGCATCGCCGGCGATGCGCGGCTGCCGCGCGTGTGCGCCGTGCTCGCCGAGCGCGCGAAGGGCCACTACGCGCAATCCGACGCGATCATGGCCGCTTCGCCGCGCCACGAGGTGCGCGCGCCGCGCATCATGTCGGCGGCGTATCGCGCGGTGCTCGACGCCAACCTGAAACGCGGCTTCGACCTGCCGCGCACGCGCGTGCGCACGCCGCGTGCGCGTCTGCTGTGGATCGTGGCGCGCAACCTCTTCTGA
- a CDS encoding response regulator gives MPLPIVIADDSLLARKVLTRALPADWDVEISYATNGREALELYRAGRASVMFLDLTMPDMTGYQVLDALQHEDLNTFVIVVSADVQPMAQERVRALGAIAFLPKPVTPEALRPVLKEYGLHA, from the coding sequence ATGCCTTTGCCGATAGTCATTGCCGACGATTCCCTGCTTGCGCGCAAGGTGCTCACGCGCGCGCTGCCCGCGGACTGGGACGTCGAAATTTCCTACGCGACGAACGGACGCGAAGCGCTCGAGCTGTATCGGGCGGGACGCGCATCCGTGATGTTCCTCGACCTGACGATGCCCGACATGACCGGCTATCAGGTGCTCGACGCCTTGCAGCACGAAGACCTGAACACGTTCGTGATCGTCGTGTCGGCGGACGTGCAGCCGATGGCGCAGGAGCGCGTGCGCGCACTCGGCGCGATTGCCTTCCTGCCGAAGCCGGTAACGCCCGAGGCATTGCGTCCCGTTCTGAAGGAGTACGGTCTCCATGCTTGA
- a CDS encoding hybrid sensor histidine kinase/response regulator, which produces MTLQREESDADAAADARQDEPPFPVVPERNFAAQRMTLYALLVAAVVLPCIYVAVTAISDYRARETTAAEAVARNARVAEEHALKVFDLNVTLNERIVDLLADLDTDAIRDTDALLHERLARMIGSYPQVAAASVFGADGKLLVTSRAWPTPDISVGQREDFAGLRDDPREERISRVMIGSVAGERVFNTAVLRRTPEGRFAGMVSIALRPSYFNAFYRELLGDSATVSLGLARADGEVLAWYPERPPDRMSLAPGSPLRDAYRAGRRSGVVKMVSGLDKQLKIVAFRRVGNYPVYVSSGYPFPTIWAQWYRHLSVLALSILAPCVVLWGVIGQSLRRLAIEEEAWERWQTEASMRRSIESAYRQARKMEALGNLVGSVAHDFNNLLMIVSTNVQIARRRGAPGLDRELSAMERALKSGQSLTRQLLGVARKQPLRSEVIGIGKWATAGRELLRASLGAKVALNTEVAPDVWAIRVDPAELELALINVAVNARDAMPNGGTFTLRAGNVRFRHEDGFPLIGDFVQIAFEDTGVGMSADVLARAFEPLFTTKPKGLGTGLGLPQVFAFCERAGGLATIDSAIGAGTAVRLYLPRASAGAAPGAAPEQAAPPPQEAEALRVLLVEDNEEVAAGTEALLTMMGHHVTYVFNADAAMTALEAARDRPAPSGFPFDVVLSDIHMPGRMNGIDLAEALQTFEPHVPVILVTGYAEELDRARQVDARVLSKPFDIALLDSLLRDIREDQTSRSADR; this is translated from the coding sequence ATGACGCTGCAACGTGAGGAGTCCGACGCCGACGCTGCCGCCGATGCGAGGCAGGACGAACCGCCCTTCCCGGTAGTTCCCGAGCGCAACTTCGCCGCGCAACGCATGACGCTCTACGCGCTGCTCGTCGCGGCCGTCGTGCTTCCGTGCATCTATGTCGCCGTCACCGCGATCTCCGATTACCGCGCGCGCGAAACGACCGCGGCGGAAGCCGTCGCACGCAATGCACGCGTCGCGGAAGAGCACGCGCTCAAGGTGTTCGATCTCAACGTCACGCTGAACGAGCGCATCGTCGATCTGCTCGCCGATCTCGACACCGACGCGATCCGCGATACGGACGCGCTCCTGCACGAGCGCCTCGCCCGGATGATCGGCAGCTACCCGCAAGTGGCGGCGGCGTCCGTCTTCGGCGCCGATGGCAAGCTGCTCGTCACGAGCCGCGCCTGGCCGACGCCCGACATCTCGGTCGGGCAACGCGAAGACTTCGCCGGCCTGCGCGACGACCCGCGAGAAGAGAGGATCTCGCGCGTGATGATCGGCAGCGTCGCGGGCGAGCGCGTATTCAATACGGCCGTGCTGCGCCGCACGCCCGAAGGCCGGTTCGCGGGGATGGTGTCCATCGCGCTGCGGCCGTCGTATTTCAACGCGTTTTACCGCGAACTGCTCGGCGACAGCGCGACGGTGTCGCTCGGTCTCGCGCGCGCCGACGGCGAAGTGCTCGCGTGGTATCCGGAGCGCCCGCCCGACCGCATGTCGCTCGCGCCAGGCTCGCCCTTGCGCGACGCGTATCGCGCCGGACGCAGAAGCGGCGTCGTCAAGATGGTCTCGGGACTCGACAAGCAGTTGAAGATCGTCGCGTTTCGCCGCGTCGGCAACTATCCGGTGTACGTGTCGAGCGGATATCCGTTTCCGACCATCTGGGCGCAGTGGTACCGGCACTTGAGCGTGCTCGCGCTCTCGATCCTCGCGCCGTGCGTCGTGCTGTGGGGCGTGATCGGCCAGTCGCTGCGGCGGCTCGCCATCGAGGAAGAAGCCTGGGAGCGCTGGCAGACGGAAGCGTCGATGCGCCGCTCCATCGAATCCGCGTACCGGCAGGCGCGCAAGATGGAGGCGCTCGGCAATCTCGTCGGCAGCGTCGCGCACGATTTCAACAACCTGCTGATGATCGTCTCGACGAACGTGCAGATCGCGCGACGGCGCGGCGCGCCGGGCCTCGACCGCGAACTCTCCGCGATGGAGCGCGCGCTCAAGAGCGGCCAGTCGCTCACGCGCCAACTGCTCGGCGTCGCGCGCAAGCAGCCGTTACGCAGCGAAGTGATCGGCATCGGCAAATGGGCGACGGCCGGGCGCGAACTGCTGCGCGCGTCGCTCGGCGCGAAGGTCGCGCTCAATACCGAAGTCGCCCCGGACGTGTGGGCCATACGCGTCGATCCGGCCGAACTGGAACTCGCGCTCATCAACGTGGCCGTGAATGCGCGCGACGCGATGCCCAACGGCGGCACCTTCACGCTGCGCGCCGGCAACGTCCGGTTCCGGCACGAGGACGGCTTTCCGCTGATCGGCGATTTCGTGCAGATCGCCTTCGAGGATACCGGCGTCGGCATGAGCGCCGACGTGCTCGCGCGCGCGTTCGAGCCGCTTTTCACGACGAAGCCGAAGGGCCTCGGCACCGGCCTCGGGCTGCCGCAGGTCTTCGCGTTCTGCGAGCGCGCGGGCGGGCTGGCGACGATCGACAGCGCCATCGGCGCGGGCACGGCGGTGCGTCTTTATCTGCCGCGCGCGAGCGCCGGCGCAGCGCCAGGCGCCGCGCCCGAGCAAGCCGCGCCGCCGCCGCAAGAAGCCGAAGCCTTGCGCGTGCTGCTCGTGGAGGACAACGAGGAAGTCGCGGCCGGCACCGAAGCGCTGCTCACCATGATGGGCCATCACGTCACTTACGTTTTCAACGCCGACGCCGCGATGACCGCCCTCGAAGCCGCGCGCGACCGCCCTGCGCCATCCGGCTTTCCTTTCGATGTCGTGCTTTCCGACATCCACATGCCGGGGCGCATGAACGGCATCGATCTGGCCGAAGCGCTGCAGACCTTCGAGCCGCACGTCCCGGTGATTCTCGTCACCGGCTACGCGGAGGAACTCGACCGCGCGCGCCAAGTGGACGCGCGCGTGCTGTCGAAGCCCTTCGACATTGCGCTCCTCGATTCGCTGC